In a single window of the Saccharothrix australiensis genome:
- a CDS encoding TetR family transcriptional regulator, giving the protein MAERGTHQRPGRWRSGAESRQRILQAARELFGRHGYGGTTVRAIATAAGVDPAMVFYFFGTKQGLLGAAIEMSDNIPPAIESIFTGGLDTIGERIVRTLLENLEKSDRTPLVMLTRSAPTDAQSEALLREFIDREITERLAALLGTPDAALRAGMVNVQILGLAVARYIVRIEPIASSSVDELVARFGPLVQHCLTGRTEPP; this is encoded by the coding sequence ATGGCAGAACGAGGGACCCACCAACGCCCCGGACGCTGGCGATCCGGCGCGGAGAGCAGGCAGCGCATCCTCCAGGCCGCCCGCGAGTTGTTCGGCAGGCACGGCTACGGCGGCACGACCGTCCGCGCGATCGCCACCGCGGCGGGCGTCGACCCGGCGATGGTGTTCTACTTCTTCGGCACCAAGCAGGGCCTGCTCGGCGCGGCGATCGAGATGTCCGACAACATCCCGCCGGCCATCGAGTCGATCTTCACCGGCGGCCTGGACACCATCGGCGAGCGCATCGTCCGCACGCTGCTGGAGAACCTGGAGAAGTCCGACCGCACCCCGCTCGTGATGCTGACGAGGTCCGCGCCCACCGACGCGCAGTCCGAGGCGCTGCTGCGCGAGTTCATCGACCGGGAGATCACCGAACGGCTCGCCGCGCTGCTCGGCACACCGGACGCCGCGCTGCGGGCGGGCATGGTCAACGTGCAGATCCTGGGCCTCGCGGTGGCGCGGTACATCGTGCGGATCGAACCGATCGCCTCGTCATCGGTGGACGAGCTGGTCGCCCGGTTCGGCCCCCTGGTGCAGCACTGCCTGACCGGGCGGACGGAACCGCCATGA
- a CDS encoding FAD-dependent oxidoreductase: MRVVVVGAGPGGLTLAHGLRRAGVDVVVYERDGASGRRQGISLHVDERGASALRSCLPPAHVAMVEATGGGPRERTLTLSEVDGVLKVVGEQPTDGRAGRALPGRQVHRPLLRAVLLTGLEDVVRFGAEFTRFEQRADGTVGVWFADGGRDTADVLVGADGIGSAVRRQYLPHVRVVDTGQRMLMGATPLRALVGTGLPELVGDSPARVRARGTMVVLGVLRFTEPPAAARERWLPALRRGAVAGVEDYVMWALPVARERLGSPDSVWRRAREQAVDLPPVLRLVVDEAWPDVTVELRMGVIPPTPAWPAGPVTVVGDAVHSARGFGGNLAMRDAHRLCEALVEAHRGRLGLLDAIGRYEDSLRRTGFAPGAAEVDR, translated from the coding sequence ATGAGGGTGGTCGTGGTCGGGGCAGGCCCCGGTGGGTTGACGCTGGCTCACGGGTTGCGCCGGGCGGGCGTCGACGTCGTGGTGTACGAGCGGGACGGCGCATCGGGGCGTCGGCAGGGGATCAGCCTGCACGTCGACGAGCGCGGCGCGTCGGCGCTGCGGTCGTGCCTGCCCCCGGCGCACGTCGCGATGGTGGAGGCCACCGGTGGCGGGCCGCGCGAGCGGACCCTGACCCTGTCCGAAGTGGACGGGGTGCTCAAGGTGGTGGGTGAGCAGCCGACCGACGGCAGGGCGGGCCGCGCCTTACCCGGTCGACAGGTCCACCGCCCGCTGTTGCGGGCGGTGCTGCTGACGGGGCTGGAGGACGTGGTCCGGTTCGGCGCGGAGTTCACGCGTTTCGAGCAACGGGCGGACGGCACGGTCGGGGTGTGGTTCGCCGACGGCGGCCGGGACACCGCGGACGTGCTGGTCGGCGCGGACGGGATCGGGTCGGCGGTGCGCCGCCAGTACCTGCCGCACGTGCGGGTGGTCGACACGGGACAGCGGATGCTCATGGGCGCGACACCGCTGCGGGCCCTGGTCGGTACGGGGTTGCCCGAGCTGGTGGGCGACAGCCCGGCCCGCGTGCGGGCGCGCGGCACGATGGTGGTGCTGGGCGTGCTGCGGTTCACCGAGCCGCCGGCGGCGGCGCGGGAGCGGTGGCTGCCCGCCCTGCGGCGCGGCGCGGTCGCCGGGGTCGAGGACTACGTGATGTGGGCCTTGCCCGTCGCGCGGGAGCGCCTCGGATCGCCGGACTCGGTGTGGCGTCGGGCGCGGGAGCAGGCCGTCGACCTGCCCCCGGTCCTGCGGCTGGTCGTCGACGAGGCTTGGCCGGACGTCACGGTCGAGCTGCGGATGGGCGTGATCCCGCCGACGCCCGCGTGGCCCGCCGGTCCGGTGACGGTCGTCGGCGACGCCGTCCACTCGGCTCGGGGTTTCGGCGGCAACCTCGCCATGCGGGACGCGCACCGCCTCTGCGAGGCGCTGGTCGAGGCGCACCGCGGTCGGCTCGGCTTGCTCGACGCG